A region from the Meiothermus sp. Pnk-1 genome encodes:
- a CDS encoding Lrp/AsnC family transcriptional regulator yields the protein MVQLDAIDRAILLELQKESRLSYAEIGARVGLSAAAVHERVKKLERKGVIQAYRIQVNPKAIGLQVTAFIAVRLQNDTACADVAPTFADFPEVEECHSAAGDIDVLLKARTATPEDLERLLYRIKRVPGVSRTTSTVVLSTQFEARPLIPVEPE from the coding sequence ATGGTTCAGCTAGATGCCATCGACCGGGCGATTTTGCTCGAGCTGCAAAAAGAAAGCCGCCTTTCTTATGCGGAAATTGGGGCTCGAGTGGGGCTTTCGGCGGCTGCGGTACACGAGCGGGTGAAGAAGCTCGAGCGCAAAGGAGTCATCCAGGCGTACAGAATTCAGGTCAACCCCAAAGCCATCGGGCTGCAGGTGACGGCCTTCATCGCGGTACGGCTGCAGAACGACACCGCCTGCGCCGACGTGGCCCCCACCTTCGCCGACTTCCCCGAGGTCGAGGAGTGCCACAGCGCCGCCGGCGACATCGACGTGCTGCTCAAGGCCCGCACCGCCACCCCCGAAGACCTCGAGCGGCTGCTCTACCGCATCAAGCGGGTGCCCGGCGTCTCGCGCACCACCTCGACCGTGGTGCTCTCGACGCAGTTCGAGGCCCGGCCCCTGATCCCCGTTGAGCCCGAGTAA
- a CDS encoding sorbosone dehydrogenase family protein, translating into MRQLLLPLALTLTPALAQSCLGFRGLEVVTPAGFCAGVVRSGLNFPRGVLPLANGDLLVVEMGGWSPHRGAVTLLAKAKGYAPQRLFTQLDRPNGIVLGPDGKVYVGEVGRIFRFSLDKPAKEYVITNLPGNGRHPLTQMVFDTNRRLLVNVGSASDNCQQDRGQAACREAQTNGLVRRYTFDWESGKVSGWGVLASGLRNSMALAVHPSGTVLQGENSRDAISAADPKLDDEEHPKDELNVLEAGANYGWPYCYENARNAPEFPGYPCANTRKPAVLLPAHAAPLGMTYWSEGPQPYRGWLVVGYHGYRKYGHRLVAFPPDAKGIPNGDPADLIKAWVLPGGKLGAPVDVKAGPDGRLYISDDRNGMLIVFGRR; encoded by the coding sequence GTGAGACAACTCCTCTTGCCCTTAGCCCTAACCCTGACCCCCGCCCTGGCCCAAAGCTGCCTGGGTTTTCGTGGGCTCGAGGTCGTCACCCCCGCCGGCTTCTGCGCCGGGGTCGTCCGCAGCGGCCTGAACTTCCCCAGGGGCGTGCTTCCCCTGGCCAACGGTGACCTCCTGGTGGTCGAGATGGGCGGTTGGAGCCCCCACCGCGGCGCGGTGACCCTGCTGGCCAAGGCTAAAGGCTACGCCCCCCAGCGCCTGTTCACCCAGCTCGACCGCCCCAACGGCATCGTCCTGGGCCCCGACGGCAAGGTCTACGTGGGCGAGGTGGGCCGGATCTTCCGCTTCAGCCTGGACAAGCCCGCCAAGGAGTACGTCATCACCAACCTCCCCGGCAACGGCCGCCACCCCCTCACCCAAATGGTCTTCGATACCAACCGGCGCCTTTTGGTCAACGTCGGCAGCGCCAGCGACAACTGCCAGCAGGACAGGGGCCAGGCCGCTTGCCGCGAAGCCCAGACCAACGGGCTGGTGCGGCGCTACACCTTCGACTGGGAGAGCGGGAAGGTCAGCGGCTGGGGCGTGCTGGCGAGTGGCCTGCGCAACTCCATGGCCCTGGCCGTGCACCCCTCGGGCACCGTGCTCCAGGGGGAGAACTCCCGCGACGCCATCAGCGCCGCCGACCCCAAGCTCGACGACGAGGAACACCCCAAGGACGAGCTGAACGTGCTCGAGGCCGGTGCCAACTACGGCTGGCCCTACTGCTACGAGAACGCCCGCAACGCCCCCGAGTTCCCCGGCTACCCCTGTGCCAACACCCGCAAGCCCGCCGTGCTGCTCCCCGCCCACGCCGCCCCGCTGGGCATGACCTACTGGAGCGAGGGTCCCCAGCCCTACCGGGGCTGGCTGGTGGTGGGCTACCACGGCTACCGCAAGTACGGCCACCGCCTGGTGGCCTTCCCCCCAGACGCCAAGGGCATCCCCAACGGCGACCCCGCCGACCTGATCAAGGCCTGGGTGCTGCCCGGCGGCAAGCTGGGGGCCCCGGTGGACGTCAAGGCCGGCCCCGACGGCAGGCTCTACATCAGCGACGATCGCAACGGCATGCTGATCGTATTCGGCAGGCGATAA
- a CDS encoding DNA-3-methyladenine glycosylase, with protein sequence MSRPQRQKAGTVTFGDPRMAELQRRFGPAPFQPHAAEVRPAYPTLVSSIVGQQLSGKAAQTIWKRLEGRFPIEPAVLATAHPDELRALGLSRAKVGFIHDLSRFALEGGLEGLEQRSDEEIIAHLTQLKGIGVWTVQMFLMFGLRRPDVWPLLDLGVRRGLERVYGVSDRAGLEALGERFRPFRSHAAWYMWRVVENAGAGGF encoded by the coding sequence TTGTCTAGGCCCCAGCGGCAAAAGGCGGGCACGGTCACGTTCGGCGACCCGCGGATGGCCGAGCTCCAGCGGCGCTTCGGCCCCGCCCCTTTCCAGCCTCACGCCGCCGAGGTGCGGCCCGCCTACCCCACCCTGGTGAGCTCTATCGTGGGACAGCAACTCTCCGGCAAGGCGGCCCAGACCATATGGAAGCGGCTCGAGGGGCGCTTTCCCATCGAACCCGCCGTCCTGGCCACCGCCCACCCCGACGAGCTGCGGGCTTTGGGCCTCTCGCGGGCCAAGGTCGGCTTCATCCATGACCTCTCGCGCTTCGCCCTTGAGGGCGGTCTCGAGGGCCTCGAACAGCGCTCCGACGAGGAGATCATCGCCCACCTCACCCAGCTCAAGGGCATCGGGGTCTGGACGGTGCAGATGTTCTTGATGTTCGGCCTGCGCCGCCCCGACGTGTGGCCCCTCCTCGACCTCGGGGTGCGCAGGGGCCTCGAGCGGGTCTACGGGGTGAGCGATCGAGCCGGGCTCGAGGCCCTGGGCGAGCGCTTCCGCCCCTTCCGCTCCCATGCTGCTTGGTACATGTGGCGGGTGGTGGAGAACGCCGGGGCGGGTGGTTTTTAG
- a CDS encoding cysteine hydrolase family protein — MVEVPEIPRQAEVALPASQTALIVVDMQNDFVEPEGALFVPDAPKTIPPIAELLERARAAGVRVVYTQDWHPKDDPEFNIWPRHGVQNTWGAEIVEALKPRPEETVLRKARYDGFYGTPLEHLLHLWGIKHVVVVGTVANICVLHTAGSAALRWYDVVLPEDGTSALTPFDLEAALRQVTFLYQGKVTTCAGVRFV, encoded by the coding sequence ATGGTCGAGGTCCCCGAGATTCCCAGGCAGGCCGAGGTAGCGCTGCCGGCTTCCCAGACCGCTCTGATCGTGGTGGACATGCAAAACGACTTCGTGGAGCCCGAAGGGGCGCTCTTCGTCCCGGACGCGCCCAAGACCATACCGCCCATCGCCGAGCTGCTCGAGCGGGCCCGCGCCGCCGGGGTCAGGGTGGTCTACACCCAGGACTGGCACCCCAAGGACGACCCCGAGTTCAACATCTGGCCGCGCCACGGGGTGCAGAACACCTGGGGGGCCGAGATCGTGGAGGCGCTCAAGCCCCGCCCCGAGGAGACCGTCCTCCGCAAGGCCCGCTACGACGGCTTCTACGGCACTCCGCTCGAGCACCTGCTGCACCTGTGGGGCATCAAGCACGTGGTGGTGGTGGGCACGGTGGCCAACATCTGCGTGCTGCACACGGCGGGCAGCGCTGCGCTGCGCTGGTACGACGTGGTCCTGCCCGAAGACGGCACCAGCGCCCTCACCCCCTTCGACCTCGAGGCCGCGCTGCGCCAGGTCACCTTCTTGTATCAGGGTAAGGTCACCACCTGCGCCGGGGTGCGGTTTGTCTAG
- a CDS encoding biotin transporter BioY — MNPTQTLPYLPLAKSLLPARTLTRDVVLVLAGCLFVALTAQFAVGSPVPITGQTFGVLLVGAALGGRLGFLALVTYVLAGSLGAPFFAGGASGIGKGLTLGYLVAFPIAAWLVGYLVERYGADRSFFKTLGLMLAASLLIYAIGVPWLGYVGFKLGIFKDWNTVIMAGMTKFLIGDFIKAVLAASLLPLAWRFVGQK; from the coding sequence ATGAACCCAACCCAAACCCTTCCTTATCTGCCTCTTGCCAAATCCCTTTTGCCCGCCCGTACCCTGACCCGCGACGTGGTTTTGGTGCTGGCGGGTTGCCTGTTCGTGGCCTTGACCGCGCAGTTTGCGGTGGGTTCCCCGGTGCCCATCACCGGGCAGACCTTCGGGGTGCTCTTGGTGGGTGCGGCGCTGGGCGGGCGGCTGGGATTTTTGGCCCTGGTCACCTACGTCTTGGCCGGCAGCCTAGGGGCTCCCTTCTTCGCCGGGGGGGCCTCGGGAATCGGCAAAGGCCTGACGCTGGGCTATCTGGTGGCTTTCCCCATCGCCGCCTGGCTGGTGGGCTACTTGGTCGAGCGCTATGGGGCTGACCGCAGCTTCTTCAAGACCCTGGGCCTGATGCTAGCAGCCAGCTTGCTCATCTACGCCATCGGAGTGCCCTGGCTGGGCTATGTAGGCTTCAAGTTGGGCATCTTCAAGGACTGGAACACGGTGATCATGGCCGGGATGACCAAGTTCCTCATCGGCGACTTCATCAAGGCGGTGCTGGCGGCCTCTTTGCTGCCGCTAGCGTGGCGCTTCGTGGGACAGAAGTAA
- a CDS encoding biotin--[acetyl-CoA-carboxylase] ligase: protein MSGELSPEALLPLLETPLGQRYCYLERTTSTQDVAKAWAEAGAPEGALVVAEVQEKGRGRRGRPWQSTPGESLTFSLLLRPRISPERFPLLSFAAGVALREACGVGGLKWPNDLLASDGRKLAGILLEAGRGYVVLGIGLNVRAAPPGRAALVEFAPAGRIEVLAGFLNRLGRLYPGLEGQPNQILSAWRRYSLTLGQEVVLETPQETLRGRAVDIAEDGSLWLEVSGTMRRVTSGDVDLVGNIQEVWT, encoded by the coding sequence GTGTCTGGTGAACTGAGCCCGGAGGCGTTGCTTCCCTTGCTCGAGACCCCGCTGGGGCAGAGGTACTGCTACCTGGAGCGCACCACCTCCACCCAGGACGTGGCCAAAGCCTGGGCCGAGGCGGGGGCGCCCGAAGGAGCTTTGGTGGTGGCGGAGGTGCAGGAAAAGGGCCGGGGGCGGCGGGGGCGGCCCTGGCAGAGCACGCCGGGAGAAAGCCTCACCTTCTCGCTGCTGCTGCGCCCCCGTATCTCTCCGGAGCGCTTCCCCCTCCTCTCCTTCGCCGCCGGAGTCGCCCTGCGCGAGGCCTGTGGGGTGGGGGGGCTCAAGTGGCCCAACGACCTATTGGCCTCCGATGGGCGCAAACTGGCAGGGATCCTGCTCGAGGCCGGGCGAGGATACGTGGTTTTGGGCATCGGCCTCAACGTCCGCGCCGCCCCACCGGGCAGGGCGGCGCTGGTGGAGTTCGCTCCGGCGGGCCGGATCGAGGTACTGGCTGGCTTTCTCAATCGCCTGGGGCGTCTGTACCCTGGGCTCGAGGGGCAGCCCAACCAGATACTTTCCGCCTGGCGGCGCTACAGCCTCACCCTGGGCCAGGAGGTGGTGCTCGAGACCCCCCAGGAGACCCTGCGGGGCCGAGCCGTGGATATCGCCGAAGACGGTTCCCTGTGGCTGGAGGTCTCAGGTACAATGCGGCGCGTCACCTCGGGTGACGTGGACTTGGTAGGTAACATTCAGGAGGTGTGGACATGA
- a CDS encoding cobalamin-binding protein, giving the protein MRLVSLTASNTEIVWALGCLEQLVGVDDHSDFPAEVAHLPRVGPDLQVNLDKVEALRPDLVLSSLSVPGMERVVEGLERRGIPQVILDPETLADVYADIRRVAELLGVPQRGTHVVQAMQRMIAAARGGLPNWVRPPRVMVEWWPRPMIAAGRRSWVTQMLEALGAQNAFAHLEVRSKPLSEAEVEEAQPDLITVSWCGAKKLRPEVVLKRKLRIPAIRYGQVFPLEEAYLGRPGPRLAEGVQRLANRLQRVPVWTKPISGVKGGGGEGI; this is encoded by the coding sequence ATGCGCCTCGTTAGTCTGACCGCTTCCAACACCGAGATCGTCTGGGCCCTGGGCTGCCTGGAGCAGCTGGTAGGGGTGGACGACCACTCGGACTTTCCGGCGGAGGTTGCGCACCTCCCCCGGGTGGGGCCGGATTTGCAGGTGAATCTGGACAAAGTGGAAGCCCTTAGGCCAGACTTGGTGCTCTCGAGCCTTTCCGTGCCCGGCATGGAGCGGGTGGTAGAGGGCCTGGAGCGGCGCGGTATTCCCCAGGTGATCCTGGACCCCGAGACCTTGGCCGACGTGTACGCCGACATCCGGCGGGTCGCGGAGCTTTTGGGGGTCCCGCAGCGGGGGACCCACGTGGTGCAGGCCATGCAGCGGATGATCGCTGCGGCTCGAGGCGGCTTGCCCAACTGGGTGCGCCCGCCGCGGGTGATGGTGGAGTGGTGGCCGCGCCCGATGATCGCGGCGGGGCGAAGAAGCTGGGTGACCCAGATGCTCGAGGCCCTGGGGGCCCAGAACGCCTTCGCTCACCTGGAAGTGCGCTCGAAGCCGCTGAGCGAGGCCGAGGTGGAGGAGGCCCAGCCCGACCTCATCACGGTGTCGTGGTGCGGGGCGAAAAAACTGCGGCCCGAAGTGGTGCTGAAGCGGAAGTTGCGGATTCCAGCCATCCGCTACGGGCAGGTTTTTCCCCTCGAGGAAGCCTACTTAGGCCGCCCGGGGCCACGTTTAGCCGAAGGGGTACAGCGCCTGGCCAACAGGCTGCAGCGCGTCCCGGTGTGGACCAAGCCGATTTCAGGGGTAAAAGGGGGCGGGGGTGAAGGAATTTAA
- a CDS encoding cob(I)yrinic acid a,c-diamide adenosyltransferase, with protein sequence MKIYTKTGDQGETGLYGAERVPKDHPRVEAYGTVDEANSALGLARSLLPAQHADLQGDLEYLQNALFDLGADLATRQGSPYAKNVVRLDAADVERLEQLIDRYQEEAPPFTGFIHPGGHPAAAALHLARTVVRRAERCVVKLSHQEEINPEARRYLNRLSDLLFTLARVVNRREGFSEEKWLVKKRR encoded by the coding sequence ATGAAGATCTACACCAAAACCGGCGACCAGGGCGAGACCGGCCTCTACGGCGCCGAGCGGGTTCCCAAGGATCACCCCCGGGTGGAGGCTTACGGCACCGTGGACGAGGCCAACAGCGCCCTGGGGCTGGCCCGTAGCCTCCTCCCGGCCCAACACGCCGACCTCCAGGGCGACCTCGAGTACCTCCAGAACGCCCTCTTCGACTTAGGGGCTGACCTCGCCACCCGCCAGGGCTCCCCCTACGCCAAAAACGTGGTCCGCCTCGACGCAGCAGACGTGGAGCGGCTCGAGCAGCTCATCGACCGCTACCAGGAGGAAGCCCCCCCCTTCACCGGCTTCATCCACCCCGGTGGCCACCCCGCCGCCGCCGCGCTGCATCTGGCCCGCACCGTGGTGCGCCGGGCCGAGCGCTGCGTGGTGAAGCTTTCGCACCAGGAGGAGATCAACCCCGAGGCCCGGCGCTACCTCAACCGCCTCTCGGATCTGCTCTTCACCCTGGCGCGGGTGGTGAACCGGCGCGAAGGCTTCTCGGAGGAGAAGTGGTTGGTGAAAAAGCGCCGCTAA
- a CDS encoding S8 family serine peptidase, protein MRRSLLGFPLLALVLTACPSSNPAGSGSISGVVIAPGAIQNGAAGLGINPALRNDLNAHRGEEIVPGEVIVKFKPTVSLQSASSLRVNGQTLSLVRPLALERTQLYRASGLDTAGTLALVERLAARADVEYAVPNRIWRALKTPNDPYYGAQWHYPLMNLPAAWDTTTGSASTKVAVIDTGILPHPDLAGRVTGGYDFISDPAVAGDGDGRDSDPTDEGDAEQAGEPNSYHGTHVAGTVGAATDNNQGVAGVNWAAKIVPIRVLGRGGGTTADIVEAIRWAAGGSVSGVPANPNRADVINLSLGGQGSCDPAWQEAINFATSQGAIVVVAAGNSNTDASGFTPASCQKVITVGAVGPDGKRAPYSNYGPRIDVMAAGGDLNQTFTFNGRSYPAGVLSTLRDDANQKWVYAFYQGTSMAAPHVAGIVSLMKAQAPSLTFDQALQKLRTSATPLTASQCNRPSGSDCGAGLVDAAKALTSGSTPAPPPPPSTRPVTTYVVAFFCTTRSCLDAGGDLAIDFSRSKLNVVLQTQERTPYSIGGLEPGTYLAAAFQDINGNGEYDSEPLGAYPNPVRVANGNVPNIDIQLLPYSASGAWAQSGFPREQVARLIEQKLR, encoded by the coding sequence ATGCGTAGATCTCTTTTGGGGTTTCCCCTTCTAGCGTTGGTGTTGACGGCTTGTCCGTCGAGCAATCCTGCCGGGTCGGGCTCGATCTCGGGGGTGGTGATCGCCCCGGGGGCCATCCAGAACGGGGCTGCCGGCCTCGGTATCAACCCTGCCTTGCGCAACGACCTCAATGCCCACCGCGGTGAGGAGATCGTTCCCGGCGAGGTCATCGTCAAGTTCAAACCCACGGTGAGCTTGCAGTCGGCCTCGAGCCTCAGGGTGAACGGCCAGACCCTGAGCCTGGTGCGGCCGCTGGCGCTCGAGCGCACCCAGCTGTACCGGGCCTCGGGGTTAGATACAGCCGGAACCCTGGCCCTGGTAGAGCGCCTCGCCGCCCGCGCCGACGTGGAATACGCGGTGCCGAACCGCATCTGGCGCGCCCTCAAGACGCCCAACGATCCCTACTACGGCGCCCAGTGGCACTACCCGCTGATGAACCTCCCGGCGGCCTGGGACACCACCACCGGTTCGGCCAGCACCAAGGTCGCGGTGATCGACACCGGGATCCTGCCCCACCCCGATCTGGCCGGAAGGGTAACGGGCGGCTACGACTTCATCTCCGATCCCGCCGTCGCGGGCGATGGGGATGGCCGCGACTCCGACCCCACCGACGAGGGGGATGCCGAGCAGGCCGGCGAGCCGAATTCCTACCACGGCACCCACGTGGCCGGTACGGTGGGCGCGGCCACCGACAACAACCAAGGGGTAGCCGGGGTGAACTGGGCCGCCAAGATCGTGCCGATCCGGGTCTTGGGCAGGGGGGGCGGCACTACCGCCGACATCGTGGAGGCCATCAGGTGGGCGGCGGGCGGTTCGGTGAGCGGGGTTCCCGCCAACCCCAACCGGGCCGATGTCATCAACCTGAGCCTGGGGGGGCAGGGGAGCTGTGATCCGGCCTGGCAGGAGGCCATCAACTTCGCCACCTCGCAGGGCGCCATCGTGGTGGTGGCGGCGGGAAACAGCAACACGGACGCCTCCGGCTTCACCCCCGCGAGCTGCCAGAAGGTCATCACGGTGGGCGCGGTCGGCCCCGACGGGAAGCGCGCCCCCTACTCCAACTATGGCCCGCGCATCGACGTGATGGCCGCGGGCGGTGACCTCAACCAGACCTTCACCTTCAACGGACGATCTTACCCGGCGGGGGTGCTCAGCACCTTGAGGGATGATGCCAACCAAAAATGGGTTTACGCCTTCTACCAGGGCACCTCGATGGCCGCGCCGCACGTGGCGGGCATCGTCTCCCTGATGAAGGCGCAGGCCCCCAGCCTCACCTTTGACCAAGCTCTACAAAAACTCAGGACTAGCGCGACCCCTCTGACGGCCTCGCAGTGCAACCGCCCCTCGGGGAGCGATTGCGGGGCGGGCTTGGTGGACGCGGCCAAAGCCCTGACCAGTGGTTCCACGCCCGCGCCCCCGCCCCCGCCATCCACCCGCCCGGTGACGACGTACGTGGTGGCCTTCTTCTGCACCACCCGGAGCTGCCTGGACGCGGGGGGCGATTTGGCCATAGATTTCAGCCGCTCCAAGCTCAACGTGGTCTTGCAAACCCAAGAGCGCACCCCCTACTCCATCGGCGGCCTCGAGCCCGGGACCTACCTGGCCGCGGCCTTCCAGGACATCAACGGCAACGGGGAGTACGACAGCGAACCCCTGGGGGCCTACCCCAACCCGGTCCGGGTGGCCAATGGAAACGTCCCGAACATCGACATTCAGCTCCTGCCCTACTCGGCCAGCGGGGCCTGGGCGCAGTCGGGGTTCCCCCGTGAGCAGGTCGCCCGGCTGATCGAGCAGAAGCTCAGGTAG
- a CDS encoding carbohydrate ABC transporter permease, with protein MAQVTASGLRRAQGSRRRSVAGWWFLAPALLFIMAFTVYPALSAFWLSLHSEAPFSGNSVWVGLQNYQDLLHDREFHSSLLTTLLFTLMTVPLSIGGGLLAAVLLHRTLPGIRIYRVLLFLPVAVPTATAAIAWRWLYHPVVGYINYALSLFHLPPVSWLQDPSVALAAVALAVAWQQLGLNAILLLAALQGIPEDLIEAARLDGATPLNIFARITLPLLSPTLFFASIVGVIHAMTTFGPIDLLTRGGPASATQVAVYRIYTEGFINFRFGYATAQAVLLFIVILGFTLLQNRLERRVHYQ; from the coding sequence ATGGCTCAGGTTACTGCTTCTGGGCTGCGCAGGGCCCAGGGAAGTCGTCGAAGAAGTGTTGCCGGTTGGTGGTTTTTGGCCCCCGCGTTGCTCTTTATAATGGCCTTCACCGTCTACCCAGCCCTGAGCGCCTTCTGGCTCTCGCTGCACAGCGAAGCCCCGTTCTCAGGGAACTCGGTGTGGGTGGGGCTACAAAACTACCAAGACCTGCTGCACGACCGTGAGTTTCATAGCAGCCTGCTCACCACCTTGCTCTTCACCCTGATGACCGTGCCGCTCTCGATCGGCGGAGGGTTGCTGGCGGCGGTGCTCTTGCACCGCACCCTGCCGGGGATCCGCATCTACCGGGTGCTGCTGTTCCTCCCGGTGGCGGTGCCGACCGCTACCGCGGCCATCGCCTGGCGCTGGCTGTACCACCCGGTGGTGGGGTATATCAACTACGCCCTCAGCCTGTTCCACCTGCCCCCGGTCTCCTGGCTGCAAGACCCCAGCGTAGCCCTGGCTGCGGTAGCCCTGGCGGTAGCTTGGCAGCAGCTTGGGCTGAATGCCATCCTGCTGCTGGCCGCCTTGCAGGGCATCCCCGAGGACCTGATCGAGGCCGCGCGGCTAGACGGGGCTACCCCCCTGAATATCTTCGCCCGCATCACCCTGCCCTTGCTCTCTCCCACCTTGTTTTTCGCCTCGATCGTGGGGGTGATCCACGCCATGACCACCTTCGGCCCCATTGACCTGCTGACCCGGGGCGGCCCGGCAAGCGCTACCCAAGTGGCCGTATACCGCATCTACACCGAAGGGTTTATCAACTTCCGCTTCGGCTACGCCACCGCCCAAGCGGTGCTGCTCTTTATCGTGATCCTGGGCTTTACCCTGCTGCAAAACCGCCTCGAGCGAAGGGTGCATTACCAATGA
- a CDS encoding carbohydrate ABC transporter permease, which produces MNASQPLPQTRKRRPWGEWILSYAGLTLLALLVLMPVLVLLSASLKPPGEVFEYPPRLIPREFSLENYRGALEKAPLARYLFNTLLVAVGVTLGQLLTSALAAFGFARLNFPAKRALFLGVLATYMVPWELTLIPNYLTISHLRLLDSYWGLVLPFLAGAFGIFLLRQNFLQIPEEYFDAAKIDGATPLQQLRFVAAPLARPALASLALLTFLNTWNQYLWPLVVTSSPTWRTAQIGLRFFLVDQEGSNYGFVAAGAILVLAPTLIAFIVLERAFVRGISVGGVKG; this is translated from the coding sequence ATGAACGCCAGCCAACCCCTCCCACAAACCCGCAAACGTCGCCCCTGGGGCGAGTGGATCCTCTCCTACGCCGGGCTCACCCTGCTCGCGCTGCTGGTGCTGATGCCGGTGCTGGTGCTGTTGTCGGCCTCGCTCAAGCCGCCGGGAGAGGTGTTCGAGTACCCACCCCGCCTGATTCCCCGGGAGTTCTCGCTCGAGAACTATCGGGGCGCCTTAGAAAAAGCCCCCCTGGCCCGCTACTTGTTCAACACTTTGCTGGTCGCCGTAGGGGTAACGCTGGGCCAACTGCTGACCTCGGCCCTGGCCGCCTTCGGCTTCGCCCGGCTTAACTTCCCGGCCAAGCGGGCCCTGTTTTTGGGGGTGCTGGCCACCTACATGGTGCCCTGGGAGCTCACCTTGATTCCCAACTACCTGACCATATCCCACCTGCGGCTGCTGGATAGCTACTGGGGGTTGGTGCTGCCCTTTTTGGCCGGAGCTTTCGGCATCTTCCTGTTACGGCAGAACTTTTTGCAAATCCCCGAGGAGTACTTCGACGCCGCCAAGATAGATGGGGCTACCCCCTTGCAGCAGCTGCGCTTCGTGGCCGCACCGCTGGCCCGGCCCGCTCTGGCTTCGCTGGCCCTGCTGACCTTCCTCAACACCTGGAACCAGTACCTCTGGCCGCTGGTCGTGACCAGCTCCCCCACCTGGCGCACGGCCCAGATTGGGCTGCGCTTTTTCCTGGTGGACCAGGAGGGCTCCAACTACGGGTTCGTGGCCGCCGGGGCCATCCTGGTGCTGGCCCCTACGCTGATCGCTTTCATCGTGCTCGAGCGGGCTTTTGTGCGCGGCATCTCGGTGGGTGGGGTCAAGGGCTGA
- a CDS encoding ABC transporter substrate-binding protein, with the protein MSLGLAAAQAPVKVSFWHSMGGVNGEAVDRMVKAYNASQNACTVEATYVGSYDDGLTKLQAALRGKNPPHIQQIYDIGLQAMAESGQIIPASDLARQDRYDLSGILFPLARYYNLDGKYYGIPFNASTAELYYNVDALKAAGFTRPPKTFEEFVDYARKLTKKDANGNVIQYGATIRVYGWFIEQLIYNQGGYVVNNDNGRTKRATAVTYNGPEGVRAVKWIVDMTREGLMPNVGRDGAAQRQAFTSGKAAMFVESTATLGAVQREVGGRFQFKTAPLPRPAGTKGGTAIGGAALYVFKGHPDNETRCAWDFIKYAISPKVQFEWHKATGYYPVSRAALELPETKAYWKENPNAKTPVDIILSSPPTKSSQGAVAGVMPQIRQHIEEAMELAIAGKASVEEALNQAAQKSNEAIARYNAAVR; encoded by the coding sequence ATGAGCTTAGGACTGGCGGCGGCCCAGGCCCCGGTCAAGGTGAGCTTTTGGCATTCTATGGGCGGGGTCAACGGCGAGGCGGTGGACCGCATGGTCAAGGCATATAACGCCTCGCAAAACGCCTGTACGGTGGAAGCCACCTACGTGGGTTCCTACGACGACGGCCTGACCAAGCTGCAAGCCGCCCTTAGGGGAAAGAACCCCCCGCACATTCAGCAGATTTACGACATAGGCCTACAGGCCATGGCCGAATCCGGGCAGATTATCCCCGCTTCGGACTTGGCTCGCCAGGACAGGTACGACCTCTCGGGGATCCTCTTCCCGCTGGCCCGCTACTATAACCTCGACGGCAAGTATTACGGCATCCCCTTCAATGCCTCCACGGCGGAGCTTTACTATAACGTGGACGCGCTCAAGGCCGCCGGGTTTACCCGTCCGCCCAAGACCTTCGAGGAGTTCGTGGACTACGCCCGCAAGCTGACCAAGAAAGACGCCAATGGCAACGTGATCCAGTACGGGGCTACCATCCGGGTATATGGCTGGTTTATCGAGCAGCTGATCTACAACCAGGGCGGCTACGTGGTCAACAACGACAACGGGCGCACCAAGCGGGCTACCGCGGTGACCTACAACGGCCCCGAGGGGGTGCGGGCGGTGAAGTGGATCGTGGACATGACCCGCGAGGGCCTGATGCCCAACGTGGGGCGCGACGGCGCCGCTCAGCGCCAAGCCTTCACCTCGGGCAAGGCCGCGATGTTCGTGGAGTCCACCGCCACTCTGGGGGCGGTACAGCGCGAGGTGGGCGGGCGCTTCCAGTTCAAGACCGCGCCGCTACCCCGCCCGGCGGGCACCAAAGGCGGCACCGCCATCGGCGGGGCGGCCCTGTACGTCTTCAAAGGCCACCCCGACAACGAGACCAGGTGCGCCTGGGACTTCATCAAGTACGCCATCTCCCCCAAAGTGCAATTCGAGTGGCACAAGGCCACCGGCTATTACCCGGTCTCGAGGGCGGCCCTCGAGCTTCCCGAGACCAAGGCCTACTGGAAGGAAAACCCCAACGCTAAAACGCCGGTGGACATCATTCTCTCCAGCCCGCCTACCAAGTCCAGCCAGGGCGCGGTGGCGGGGGTGATGCCGCAGATCCGCCAGCACATCGAAGAGGCGATGGAACTGGCCATCGCGGGCAAGGCCAGCGTGGAAGAAGCGCTAAACCAGGCGGCGCAGAAGTCCAACGAGGCCATCGCCCGCTACAACGCCGCCGTACGCTAA